The genomic segment TTTCCAGCGGGCAATCAGCCCTTTGGTATCTTTACGCACCACTTTGCGATAGTCGTCGACGAAACCAATGATTCCATAACCTATGAGGACGGTCAGTACGCACCAGACGTAGGGATTAGAGGGATACGCCCACAGCAGCACGGAAACGACAATGGCGGTCAGGATCATAATCCCGCCCATCGTCGGCGTACCACGTTTGCTGAAATGGGACTCCGGACCGTCGTTCCGCACGACCTGACCGAATGAGAGTTTTTGCAGACGGGCAATCATGCGCGGCCCCATCCACAATGAGATGAACAACGCAGTCAGCAGGCTGACAATGGCGCGAAACGTCAGATAGGAAAAGACGTTAAAGCCTGAATAATATTTGACCAAATGTTCGGCCAGCCAAACTAACATGTTCCGTTCTCCTGTAATGCGTGCACAACCTGCTCCATGGCGGCACTACGTGAACCTTTCACAAGCACTGTCACAATGTGTTTTTCTGCAATTAAAGATTTAAGCCGTTCAATTAATGCGTTTTTTTCGGCAAAGTGTTCGCCGACACCGCTGGCATCGCTAAGCGCCTGGCTCAGTTTTCCTGTGCTCAGCACACAATCCAGCCCTGCGGCTTTCGCAGCATCGCCCACCTGAATATGACAAGCTTCACTGTCATCACCCAGCTCGGCCATATCACCAACCACCATCACGCGATAGCCCGGCATCTCAGACAGCACCTGCACCGCCGCGGTCATCGAACCAACATTGGCGTTGTAAGAGTCATCCAGCAGCAGTGTATTTTCCGCCAGCCGAATCGGGAACAAACGCCCCGGCACGGCGGTTAAGTTTGCCAACCCGGTTTTGATCGCCTCATGCGTCGCACCCACCGCCATCGACAACGCCGCCGCCGCGAGTGCATTGGCGATGTTATGGCGCCCCGGCAGCGGCAACAGCACGTCAATCCCGCCCGTAGGGGTATTGAGCGTGAATTGCGTACCCTGCGAAGTCACATGAATATGGGTGGCGGTAAAATCACTGTCGGCGGCATTCGGCGAGAAACGCCAGGTCTTGCGTGCCCCAATAGTGCTCTGCCAGTTCAGCCAGTCGTTATTATCGGCATTCATAATGGCGATACCGTCAACCGGCAGGCCGGTGTAAATCTCCCCCTTGGCTTTCGCCACGCCTTCCAGCGACCCGAAACCTTCCAGATGAGCAGCGGCCAGGTTATTGACCAGCGCCGCTTCCGGGCGGGTCAGGCTCACGGTCCAGGCGATTTCGCCCTGGTGGTTTGCCCCCAGTTCAATGACCGCAAACTCATGCTCTTTGGTCAGGCGGAGTAATGTCATCGGCACGCCGATGTCATTATTGAGGTTCCCGGCGGTATAAAGTGTCTTTCCACACTGCCCGAGAATAGCCGCCGTCATCTCTTTTACTGACGTCTTTCCAGACGACCCCGTAAGCGCCACGACGCGCGCGGGAACGTGCTGACGCACCCACGCGGCCAGCTCACCAAACGCCAGCCGCGTATCCTTCACCACAATCTGCGGCAAGTCGATGTCGAGCTTGCGGCTGACCAGCAGCGCGCCTGCTCCGTTCTCTTTGGCCTGTGCCACAAAATCATGGGCGTCAAAACGTTCGCCTTTCAGCGCCACGAAAAGAGAGCCTTCGGTCACTTTACGGGTATCGGTTGTCACGGCGTCAATGGTCAGATCCTGCCCCAGCAGCTCGCCCTGCAATACCGCAGCGGCCTGGGTTAGCGTGATGTTAATCATGTGACCACCCCCAGCAGACGTGCAGCCGTCACGCGGTCGGAGTAATCCAGACGGCGATTGCCGACAAGCTGATAATCTTCGTGGCCTTTACCCGCCAGCAGAACCACATCGTTCTCACGCGCCTGCATAATAACGTTGGTAACAGCTTGCGCACGGCCTTCCACCACCCGCGCGCGTCCAGCGTCCAGCATGCCAGCCAGGATATCGTTAATGATGGCGCGTGGCTCTTCGGTGCGCGGGTTGTCATCGGTGACAACCGGAATATCCGCGAACTGTTCGGCAATGGCCCCCATCAGAGGGCGCTTGCCTTTATCACGGTCACCGCCGCAGCCAAAGACGCACCAGAGTTTACCGGCGCAGTGCAGACGTGCCGCTTCCAGCGCTTTTTCCAGCGCATCCGGCGTGTGGGCATAATCCACCACCACGGTCGGTTTCCCCGGTACGCTGAACACTTCCATACGGCCACATACCGGCTGCAGACGCTCTGCAGTTTGCAGCAGTTCAGCCATCGGATACCCCAGCGCCAGCAAGGTCGCCAGAGCCAGTAGAACGTTGCTGACGTTAAAAGCCCCCATCAGGCGGCTTTCAATCTCGCCCTCCCCCCACGAGGAAGCAAAGCGGATTGTCGCCCCGCTGTCGTGATAGCTCACGTCAAGCGCCTTTAACCAGCGGCCGTGGCAGTTCGGGTTAATGTGGTCTTCCATTGATACGGCAACCGCATCCGGCAGTTTTGCCAGCCAGCGGCGGCCTACTTCGTCATCAGCGTTGATGATCGCCTGTCCACAGTGATGGGTGGAGTAGAGCAGCCATTTAGCCGCTTCGTAATGCTCCATATCACCATGATAATCAAGATGGTCGCGACTGAGGTTGGTGAATACAGAGGCGGCAAATTTCAGCGCCGCCACACGGTGTTGCACCAAACCGTGCGAAGAAACTTCTATTGCGGCAAAGGTCGCCCCCTGCTCTGCCAGGCCCGCCAGCACATGCTGCACGTCAACGGCAGAACCGGTGGTGTTTTCCGTTGGGATCACTTTGCCCAACAGACCGTTGCCCACGGTGCCCATCACCGCGCCAGTTTCACCCAGCAGTTGC from the unidentified bacterial endosymbiont genome contains:
- the murE gene encoding UDP-N-acetylmuramoyl-L-alanyl-D-glutamate--2,6-diaminopimelate ligase: MADRNLRDLLAPWVQNAPARALREMVLDSRAAASGDLFVAVVGHQADGRRYIPQAIAQGVAAIIAEAKDEATDGEIREMHGVPVIYLRQLNERLSALAGRFYHQPSDQLRLVGVTGTNGKTTTTQLMAQWAQLLGETGAVMGTVGNGLLGKVIPTENTTGSAVDVQHVLAGLAEQGATFAAIEVSSHGLVQHRVAALKFAASVFTNLSRDHLDYHGDMEHYEAAKWLLYSTHHCGQAIINADDEVGRRWLAKLPDAVAVSMEDHINPNCHGRWLKALDVSYHDSGATIRFASSWGEGEIESRLMGAFNVSNVLLALATLLALGYPMAELLQTAERLQPVCGRMEVFSVPGKPTVVVDYAHTPDALEKALEAARLHCAGKLWCVFGCGGDRDKGKRPLMGAIAEQFADIPVVTDDNPRTEEPRAIINDILAGMLDAGRARVVEGRAQAVTNVIMQARENDVVLLAGKGHEDYQLVGNRRLDYSDRVTAARLLGVVT
- the murF gene encoding UDP-N-acetylmuramoyl-tripeptide--D-alanyl-D-alanine ligase, whose translation is MINITLTQAAAVLQGELLGQDLTIDAVTTDTRKVTEGSLFVALKGERFDAHDFVAQAKENGAGALLVSRKLDIDLPQIVVKDTRLAFGELAAWVRQHVPARVVALTGSSGKTSVKEMTAAILGQCGKTLYTAGNLNNDIGVPMTLLRLTKEHEFAVIELGANHQGEIAWTVSLTRPEAALVNNLAAAHLEGFGSLEGVAKAKGEIYTGLPVDGIAIMNADNNDWLNWQSTIGARKTWRFSPNAADSDFTATHIHVTSQGTQFTLNTPTGGIDVLLPLPGRHNIANALAAAALSMAVGATHEAIKTGLANLTAVPGRLFPIRLAENTLLLDDSYNANVGSMTAAVQVLSEMPGYRVMVVGDMAELGDDSEACHIQVGDAAKAAGLDCVLSTGKLSQALSDASGVGEHFAEKNALIERLKSLIAEKHIVTVLVKGSRSAAMEQVVHALQENGTC